Within the Streptomyces vilmorinianum genome, the region GTCGGGCGAGTGGCCCGCCGACGACAACCCGCTGCACAACGCGCCGCACACCGCGGCCGCGCTGGGCGGCGAGTGGAACCACCCGTACACGCGTGACGAGGCGGTCTTCCCGGCCGGTGTCTCGGCCGCGGACAAGTACTGGCCGCCGGTCCGCAGGATCGACGGGGCGTTCGGCGACCGCAACCTGGTCTGCTCCTGCCCGCCGCTGGACGAGTACGACAACTGAGCATGAGTCAGGGCCGGTTCGGAGGATTCCTCCGGGCCGGCCCTTGTCGTGCGCTTCGTGTGCCTCGTGTGCCTCGTGCGGTCAGGCGGCGGTCGTCACCCGGCCCGCGGTCAGCGGGCGGTGCGGGGCGATGATCTGGCCGTCCGGCAGCAGTTCACCGGTGTCCTCGAAGAGCAGGACGCCGTTGCACAG harbors:
- a CDS encoding DUF5999 family protein, producing MCQHQPACPTADSADREAARLMAHHPEQGWSLLCNGVLLFEDTGELLPDGQIIAPHRPLTAGRVTTAA